Proteins co-encoded in one bacterium genomic window:
- a CDS encoding site-specific DNA-methyltransferase has translation MITRKPKLELTWIGKETRPQLEPRILLEDPAKSHHAAHRVTDNDLFDNRLIFGDNLLALKALEHEFAGKIKCIFIDPPYNTGSAFTHYDDGIEHSLWLTLMRDRLELLRSLLSNDGSIWITLDDNEAHYCKVLCDEVFGRQNFVATVIWRKNYAPKSSARHFSVDQDYVLVYAKNGEIWKPNPMPRSEKQDKAYKNPDNDPRGLWRPNNLAARNFYSKGTYTIKCPSGRVILGPPSGSYWRVSEEKFWDMNKQGRIWWGKEGNNVPAPKIYLTEVKQGVVPQTYWGYEEVGHTQDAKKEIVTLFGGDVFSTPKPEKLMQRIVGLASNPCDMILDSFAGSGTTGAVAHKMGRRWIMVELGEHCHTHIIPRLKKVIDGEDPGGITEAVGWKGGGGFRYYRLAPSLLEKDKWGQWVISKEFNAAMLAEAACKLEGFTYAPSDTVYWQHGHSTERDFIYVTTQHLTSDQLSQLSDEVGPERSLLVLCAAFRIPKGGTEHYSNLTVKKIPKQVLSRCEWGHDDYSLKVENLPKAPKKPGQQELEL, from the coding sequence ATGATTACGCGAAAACCAAAACTCGAACTTACCTGGATCGGGAAGGAAACCCGGCCCCAACTGGAGCCGCGCATCTTGCTTGAAGATCCGGCGAAGTCGCATCATGCGGCGCATAGGGTTACGGATAACGATCTTTTTGATAACCGCCTTATCTTTGGGGACAATCTTCTCGCCCTTAAAGCGCTTGAACACGAGTTTGCGGGCAAGATTAAGTGTATTTTTATCGATCCACCCTACAACACTGGCAGTGCATTCACTCATTATGATGATGGAATCGAGCATTCGCTCTGGCTTACATTGATGCGTGATCGGCTAGAATTGTTGCGTTCTTTGCTCAGTAACGATGGTTCAATTTGGATCACACTTGACGATAATGAGGCTCATTATTGCAAAGTGTTGTGTGACGAAGTGTTTGGTCGTCAGAATTTTGTGGCTACAGTGATTTGGAGAAAAAACTATGCGCCGAAGTCGAGCGCAAGACATTTTTCGGTCGATCAGGATTATGTCCTTGTTTATGCCAAAAACGGGGAAATATGGAAGCCGAACCCTATGCCAAGGTCGGAAAAGCAAGATAAGGCCTACAAAAACCCCGATAACGACCCGCGAGGCCTTTGGCGTCCCAACAATCTGGCGGCGAGGAACTTTTATAGTAAAGGCACGTACACCATTAAATGCCCAAGTGGTAGAGTTATTCTGGGCCCACCGTCTGGATCTTATTGGAGAGTATCAGAAGAGAAATTTTGGGATATGAATAAGCAGGGACGAATTTGGTGGGGGAAAGAAGGTAACAATGTTCCTGCTCCAAAAATCTACCTGACAGAAGTCAAGCAAGGGGTTGTGCCGCAAACATACTGGGGATATGAAGAAGTAGGCCACACTCAGGACGCCAAAAAAGAAATCGTAACGCTTTTCGGAGGTGATGTGTTCAGCACACCCAAACCAGAGAAACTTATGCAAAGGATCGTTGGATTGGCTTCGAATCCTTGCGACATGATCCTCGATTCGTTCGCTGGCTCCGGTACGACCGGTGCGGTAGCCCACAAGATGGGACGGCGCTGGATCATGGTTGAATTAGGTGAGCATTGTCACACCCACATCATTCCCCGGCTCAAGAAGGTGATTGATGGTGAGGATCCCGGCGGCATCACGGAGGCGGTAGGGTGGAAAGGTGGCGGTGGATTCCGCTATTACCGGCTGGCGCCGTCGTTGCTGGAAAAGGACAAGTGGGGGCAGTGGGTCATTAGCAAGGAGTTCAATGCCGCCATGCTGGCCGAGGCCGCCTGTAAACTGGAAGGGTTCACCTATGCGCCCAGTGACACGGTCTATTGGCAGCATGGGCACTCCACGGAGCGGGATTTCATCTATGTCACCACTCAGCATCTGACTTCGGATCAGTTGTCTCAATTAAGTGACGAAGTGGGACCGGAGCGGTCCTTGCTTGTCCTTTGCGCCGCCTTCCGTATCCCCAAGGGCGGGACGGAGCATTATTCCAACCTGACGGTTAAAAAGATCCCCAAACAGGTCCTATCCCGCTGCGAATGGGGGCATGATGATTATAGCCTCAAGGTCGAGAACCTGCCTAAGGCGCCTAAGAAGCCAGGGCAGCAGGAGTTAGAGTTATGA
- a CDS encoding PDDEXK nuclease domain-containing protein, with product MSKMMKKGASLYERVRQILESAKATAARSVNSTQVLANWLIGREIVEEEQKGKVRADYGDALLQDLSSRLTRNRERGWSVRQLEYARSFYLIYGDLLGGPNSNAVRSISGGTENSNALRSNSARQLSTIIYAPRKESWNPGRLHSTLSWTHYRTLLRVDKPEARAFYEIESIENNWSARELERQICSLLYERLALSRDKKGLMRLATKGQEIQKPGDIFKDPVVIEFTGLPESPKLVESDLETALINNLQSFLLELGKGFAFVARQERLTLDGDHFYIDLVFYHTILKCYVIIDLKTGKLTHQDLGQLQLYVNYYDREKCTVGDNPTLGLILCADKNDAVVRYTLGDDQQKIFASKYKLYVPSEAELRAEIKREVKMLRSPTVSKMEKVQKDCLKKGTES from the coding sequence ATGAGTAAAATGATGAAAAAGGGAGCCTCTCTTTATGAGCGTGTACGGCAGATTCTAGAGTCTGCCAAGGCAACTGCTGCCAGATCTGTCAATTCGACCCAGGTTCTGGCGAACTGGTTGATTGGGCGGGAAATTGTGGAGGAAGAGCAGAAGGGGAAAGTCCGCGCAGACTATGGAGATGCCTTACTCCAAGACTTGTCATCCCGTTTGACTCGGAATCGTGAAAGAGGTTGGTCTGTTCGACAACTTGAATATGCCCGTTCGTTTTATCTGATATATGGGGATTTGTTGGGTGGCCCAAATTCGAACGCAGTGCGTTCGATTTCTGGCGGTACTGAGAATTCGAACGCACTGCGTTCGAATTCAGCGCGGCAACTCAGTACGATTATTTACGCACCTCGTAAAGAATCTTGGAATCCCGGAAGACTGCATTCCACCCTGTCCTGGACTCATTATCGGACATTACTTCGTGTTGATAAGCCGGAGGCAAGGGCGTTCTACGAGATCGAGTCGATTGAGAACAATTGGTCAGCACGTGAACTTGAGCGGCAGATATGTAGTTTGCTCTACGAACGGTTGGCTTTGAGTCGTGATAAGAAGGGGTTGATGCGTTTGGCCACAAAAGGCCAGGAGATCCAAAAGCCGGGTGACATTTTCAAGGATCCGGTGGTGATCGAGTTTACCGGACTTCCGGAATCCCCAAAATTAGTTGAATCCGATCTGGAAACGGCACTGATCAACAATCTTCAGTCTTTTCTGCTCGAACTTGGCAAGGGCTTTGCCTTTGTGGCACGGCAGGAGCGGCTGACCTTGGACGGCGACCACTTCTACATCGATCTGGTCTTTTACCACACCATTCTGAAGTGCTACGTCATCATTGACCTCAAGACCGGCAAATTGACCCATCAGGACCTTGGTCAACTCCAGCTCTATGTGAACTATTACGACCGTGAAAAATGTACAGTGGGGGATAATCCGACACTGGGGCTGATCCTGTGCGCCGACAAGAATGACGCCGTAGTCCGTTACACCCTGGGTGATGACCAACAGAAGATTTTCGCCAGTAAATATAAACTCTATGTGCCGTCTGAAGCGGAACTTCGGGCGGAAATCAAACGTGAGGTCAAGATGTTACGATCTCCAACTGTTTCCAAAATGGAAAAGGTTCAGAAAGATTGCCTGAAAAAAGGGACTGAATCATGA